From the genome of Nitrospirae bacterium YQR-1:
TTGACGTACGAGCATAGTACGCCTGTGTCGCTTTCTCCTTGCCGCCTCGTTACTCTTTTGACTGCTACTTGGTATTATATCTTTTAATTTGGATACAGAGTAATACTCGAACCTGTTTTCCGTAAGCCTGAATTTCCAAATATTCCAGCACCTCCGGTTACAGCATAGACAAAACTGTCGGAGTCAATTATCTTATCTGCTGAGTTGTACAGGTCTATCATGAAAGTGTGCTGACCACTGGTAGTATCAGAAGGTATGTTTAGGGAGCCGGTTAAAGACTTAGTCTGTCCGGAACTTAGTGTGTCTGTGGCCTTAAACGGTGCCCCCTCGTATTCGCCATAAGAATCCAGAATGTAAGATACGGCGGTAATGCTTTGTGATGATGTGGTGTTATTTTTAATTGATACATAAAATGGACCTATTGTGCCCCCCCTTGAAGCCGTGATAGTTGTAGGAGCGGTTAGTGTTTGAGTTATGTTATCAGTTGCAGTTGCAGTTGTGTCAAGATAAGTGGAAAGACCGTTTACATAAGAGTTTGAAAATTTGCCGTAATAATCAAGTTTGAAAAAATCTTTGCACTCGTAGATATCCCCTGCATAGAGCTGCCCAAGTATCTGGCCGGTTGATTTCAACATAAGAGGTGAGCCGGATGAGCCGGACTCTGTAACACCGGAAAACCACAACACAGTCCAGAAATCATCTCTGTAAGAATAGTAGCCGGAATAATCCACTCCCTCGGATATTCTTTCGTAACTGGATTGAGGATAATGAATGCCTATGACGTTTTCAGCTATGTCGTTAGTTGTCCAACCGATATAGTATGTTCCGGAGGGCGGGTTACTCCAAAGCTCAAGGAGTGTAAAATCCGAACCACCATTTTCGTATGATTTACCGGTAATAAAGGTAGAACCGTGTACTTGCGTGGCAGCAGCAAGGTTAGGAATAGTGCCGTTACATGATGTAGTGCGATAACCAA
Proteins encoded in this window:
- a CDS encoding trypsin-like serine protease, producing the protein MERKGWLSIISRVGFAVSLIISISTAAFGQGRSVLPVKRLDTVTKAADPYISTLSFTNTVSESEIIEVFPPYEKISRLKSKKCEKKRQVSVHVSVPGAGDGMFSTKFRVTQTKDGLTSRRVAIYAKEAVFVRPHFKKIPSDVKLYVYGVQGQPTAQGPVEKDFRNESEGFWGPVVAGEYLFIEMLDKGSSTPADLVIDKISYGVVSPLSADGSSNQPVKDDALSCNVDVNCSTATAANYKNSVAMIYFEEDGAGYACTGSLVADSTTTLRNWFLTANHCISTNTVANTLTAFFGYRTTSCNGTIPNLAAATQVHGSTFITGKSYENGGSDFTLLELWSNPPSGTYYIGWTTNDIAENVIGIHYPQSSYERISEGVDYSGYYSYRDDFWTVLWFSGVTESGSSGSPLMLKSTGQILGQLYAGDIYECKDFFKLDYYGKFSNSYVNGLSTYLDTTATATDNITQTLTAPTTITASRGGTIGPFYVSIKNNTTSSQSITAVSYILDSYGEYEGAPFKATDTLSSGQTKSLTGSLNIPSDTTSGQHTFMIDLYNSADKIIDSDSFVYAVTGGAGIFGNSGLRKTGSSITLYPN